A region of the Leptospiraceae bacterium genome:
GGTATTACTCGCTGTAATTTCCTCTATGTATGCAGTCTATCATGGACCGGAAGGAATTAAACATATCGCTACTCGAATTCATTTGCTTACTTCTATTCTTGCAAAGGGAATTGAGTCGCTTGGATTTAAAATCAATACTGCAAATTATTTCGATACCATTTCTATTGCTGCGGATAAAGGCACACAATCCGAAATTCGTGCACTTGCAGAATCTAAAAACGTAAATCTTCGCTACGAAGAAAACTCGATTGGAATTTCTTTAGATGAAACTGTAAGCAAAGAAGATATTCTTACACTGCTTTCCGTATTTAATAAAGGCGTAGCGGTTAATGTAAATATTGCGGCAGACACCGTATCTTATAATTTTCAGAAGTCACTCGTTAGAACCAGCAAATACCTGACTCATCCTGTATTTAATACTTATCACACTGAAACAAAAATTTTGCGTTATATCCGCAAACTTGAATCTAGAGATGTGAGTCTCACTCATTCTATGATTCCACTTGGTTCTTGCACGATGAAACTAAATGCTGCTACTGAAATGCTTCCTTTAACTTGGCCTGAAGTTTCTAAGCTTCATCCATTTGTGCCAGAAGCGCAAACTCGTGGTTATCTAGAAATGTTTTCTCAATTAGAAAAATGGCTTTGTGAAATCACTGGATTTAAAGCAATTTCACTTCAACCAAATGCAGGCTCTCAAGGAGAATACGCGGGATTACTCGCTATTCGAGATTACCATTTAGCTAAGAATCAGGGGCATAGAACTGTTTGCCTCATTCCAACATCTGCTCATGGAACAAACCCTGCGTCTGCTGTGATGGCAGGATTTAAAGTAATCGTAACTGCTTGTGATGAAAATGGAAATATCGATGTCGCTGATCTAAAAGAAAAAGCTGAGAAGTATAAGAACGAACTTGGTGCGTTGATGATTACTTATCCTTCTACTCACGGTGTATTCGAAGCAACGATCAAAGAAATTTGTGAAATCATTCACGTCAATGGTGGACAGGTTTATATGGACGGAGCAAACATGAATGCACAGGTGGGATTAACCAGTCCCGGTGAAATTGGTGCGGACGTTTGCCATTTAAACTTACACAAAACATTCTGTATACCACACGGTGGTGGTGGACCCGGTGTAGGACCTATCGGAGTTGCGGCTCACCTAGTTCCATTTCTTCCAGGACATGCGTTAGTCGATAACGGAAGCAAACGAAATACAAATTCAGTAACTAGTGCACCTTGGGGTAGTGCAAGTATAACAACAATTTCTTGGATATACATTGCTATGCTTGGTGGAGAAGGTTTAACATATGCAACCAAGATGGCAATTCTCAACGCTAACTATGTTGCAAAACGTTTAGAGTCTTATTATCCTGTTCTCTATCGCGGTAATAAGGACTTAGTCGCTCATGAGTGTATTATCGATGTTAGACGCTATAAGGCGAGCGCAAAAGTAGAAGTAGACGATATTGCAAAACGTCTTATGGACTTTGGATTTCACGCTCCTACTATGTCCTGGCCTGTTCCTGGAACTCTCATGATTGAACCAACGGAAAGCGAGTCTAAAGAAGAGCTAGATAAATTCTGTGATGCTATGATTGCCATCCATAAAGAAATCAAAGACATCGAAGCTAAGAAGCTAGACGAACTAGACAATCCTCTCAAGAACGCACCGCACACTGCTAAGATGGTCATCTCTGATAAATGGGATCATCTCTACTCCCGTGAGTTAGCCGCTTATCCGCTTGCCTATCTTCGTGAGCACAAATACTGGCCTGTTGTAGGTCGTGTGGATAATGTGTATGGAGATAGAAATCTGGTTTGTGCTTGTTTGCCTCTCGAGAGTTATAGCGAGTAATATAGGATTAACACCCTACTTCTTCGCAAAATACAATTCAAGTATTTCATGATAGCGCAAGTAGCCGACGAATTCGTTTTCTTCGTTGACGATAGGCGCTTTATCTAGGTGCTTTTCTTTGAGTAGATTGAGGGCATCACCGATGCTCTCTTCTAGTCGAATGGGATGAATGAGAGAAATGGATGACTTGAATTGTTTTTTATTTTCGATACGAGTCAATTGCAAAGAAGTAATCATTCCTACATATTTATTTTGGGAATCAACGACTACGAAATCTTTATCATCGAACTTGATTAATTCTTTTTTAATACTACTGAGCGGTTTATCGAGAGAAACCACAAGAGAATGTAAAAGGAATTTCTTGTAGCGGAAAACAGGCATTGTCTTCAAGACATCTGTCTGTATATCCCATGCGTGTGCGGGAGAGTGAAAGCGGTTATGTGTTTGTGCTTGGTAGAGGTTGAATTTTTTGGATAGCAATACAACTAGAATGGAACAAAGCATAAGAGGTGGAAGCAATACATAACTTCCGATCATTTCACAAATCATAATCATGGCAGCGATAGGCGCACTTGCGATACCCGCATAAAAAGCTCCCATTCCCACTAAGACGAAGCTTTGGTAATGTGCAGAGTCTAATTGATAGTAGACTCCAACAAATTCTGCTGTAAGCATTCCAATTGAGCCACCTAGAAATAAAGAGGGACCAAAGATTCCTCCTGATCCGCCAGAGGCAATTGTAAAACTTGTTGCGATTACTTTAAATCCTATCACGAATAAAATGAAATAGATTAAATCTAACTTTGCAAAGGTTGAGCGTAGTCCTGATTCTAAAAGAAATTTATGAATAAAATTCTCTCCCGTTCCTGAAACAATAGGAAAGAATAAATAAATAATTCCGCATACTAACCCACCGATAGCGGGTTTTAAAGGAGGATAGATTTTCCATTTAGCAAAAAAGGCTCTTAGCGTCTTAATGAAATTAACCAATAAAAATCCTATTAGAAAACAAATAAAACCGAGTATAGGGTAAAATGGTAAGTATGCGACAGACAATTCATCGAGTGGAAATAAATCTCTATGTATGACGCCAAAGAAACTCAATAAAAAATAAGCTGATACAGACGAAATGATAGAAGGAATCAGAGCATCACTTTCTAAATCTTCTTTGTAGACCATCTCTATTGCGGTTAACGCACCACCAAGAGGCGCTTGGAATATTGTTCCCAGAGATGCACTGACTCCGGCAAGGAGCATAGTTCTTCTTGCTCGTGCACCTCCGCCGAAAAAATCATTGATCGATGAACCTATGCTTGCTCCTATTTGCGCGGCAGGTCCTTCTTTACCGGCACTTCCGCCTAGAGAGAGTGTAAGAATTGTAACGATTGATTTATAGACAGAAACTCTTCCGCGCATCTCTCCATCTCTGTTATGAAAGGCATCCAATACATTGTCTATCCCGTTGCCCTTAGCCTCAGGACAATAGTAATGCGTGATAAATCCAACCAATAAACCACCTAATACCGGTAGAAATAGATACTGCCAGTTGAACCCTTGCGTTAAATATGAGTTAGCCGATACATTTAGGAATGGAAAAAAGTTTTCGGCGTAGGAAAGAATTTTTGAGAATAGGATGATGAAGCATCCGGTTATAATTCCTGTCAGAAAGGAAATGAAATATATATGAATACTATTTTTTATTTTTAACATTATTACTTATTTTATTGGTAATGAGACTTGCCACGGAGGCGCAGAGACACGGAGTAAGGTTCATTGTTGAATTTGAATTGTCTCAGTATAATATCAGAAATAAACTTACTAAATTCTCTGCGTCTCCGTGCCTCTGTGGCAAAATAATCACCCAGCTACATACATCGATTCAACTAATATATCAGGGACTTTCATTGAGCTAAAGGAGTCATTGTATTCATTAGAAAGTCCGCGAATGAGAGGAAGTAAATCAAAGTAGTTTGAATTGAGTGTGATGCGGTCAATCGGTCTTATGCGCTTTCCGTTTTGATAGAGAAATCCTTGCACTCCAATAGAAATTTCTCCAGAGATAGCAGAGCATCCCGATGATCCTTCTAGCTTTGTTACATAAATGCATTCAGGATAAACGGCTAATAGCTCTTCGAGGCTCTTAGTTCCTTTGTCTACAATTAGATTGGATGTCCCGGTGCCTGCTTTGCCGGCATAAGAGCGACTTCCATTTCCTGTCGGTGCAATTCCTGCTTTCTTAGAAGATTCTAAATTGTAGAGAAATGTTTGTAAGACTCCATTCTTGATAATGGGAGTAATCTTTGTTGCAACACCTTCACTGTCAAAAAGTCTAGATCCAGGGAATCCCGGCAAATGAGGATTACACGTCATGTTAAAATCATCAACTGAAATCTTTTGATTGATTTTGTCGGCTAATCGGGATTGTCCTTTCTGAACTAATTCAGCGTAATAAGGAGCTAGAAACATACCGATGATTCCAGAACTCACTCGATTGGAAAATACAACAGGATATTGTTTGCTTTCAACTGGCTCTGCGCCTAATAGTTCCAGTGCTCGCTCTACTGCTTTTTTTGACATATAGTCTGTATTAAAAATAGAATAAGACCTTCCCCCGTTGGAGTAAACTCCCATTTTGCTAGAATCGCCTTCTTTGGCTACTACACCTAGACCTGCGGATACCGCGTTAGCCCGCTTTGCATAATTAACACCTTTAGAATTTTGAATTACAGAACGACCGGAAGATTTAGATACTCCTAAGAAAGGAACATTTACAATCTTCTTGTCTTGGCTAAGAGCGATTTGCTCCAATTCCATTCCTAGTTTTATCATTTGATCAAAGCTGATTTTATCTACTTCTTCTTTATAGCTTTCTAAATCTAGATCAAGTAGCTTGACTCCTTCGGGTAAGTCTAATTCCATTTTGTCTGTGATTTTGGAATGAGCCGTTGCATCTATTACTGCTTGCTTAATTGCTTCCATGGAAAATTTTTCTGTGTAGGCAATACCGGGACGACCATCTCTAAAAAGTCTAATTCCAATTCCTCTAGAGCTCGCGATTTCTGTGCTCTTTACTTTTCCTTCGAATACTTCTACGCCCGATTCATCGGATTCTACGCCAATCACGTCGAAGCTATCTGCTGTTTGCCGCTTAGCTTCTGCACTCATAAATTCTACTGCTTCTTCTAATTTCATTATCTACCACCCACTAAAATTTCATCTACTTTTATACTTGGCTGACCTACTGTTACAGGAATAGAACCAGATGAAGCACCGCACATACCCGCTGTAATCTCCAAGTCATCTCCCACCATAGAAATTTTTGGCAGTATTTCATGACCCTTTCCTATTAACGTTGCTCCTCTGACTGGAACGGTTATCTTTCCGTCTTTAATTAGATATCCTTCTTCCACGGCAAAGTTGAATTCGCCGGTAGCAGGATTCACAGAGCCACCACCCATTTTCTTTGCATAAAGTCCGTCTTTAATAGAAAGAATCATTTGCTCGAATTTGTCTTTTCCTCTGTCGATGTAAGTATTTCTCATACGTGACACCGGCGCATAATGGTAAGATTCCCGTCGTGCTGATCCAGTTCTTCGCACCCCTGTTTCCATTGCGCCGACTTTGTCTGAGAGATAGTTTTTTAAAATTCCATTTTCAATGAGAACTGTTTTTTCTACCGGATAACCCTCATCATCCACATTGATTGAACCCCATGAATAAGGAATGGCTCCTTCGTCTATCGCTGTCACAGAAGAGTGAGCAATTTGCTGACCCAATTTATCACAGAAAGGAGACGCTTTTTTACGAATAGCTTCCGTTTCAAGCGGATGGCCACATGCCTCGTGAAAGATTACTCCACCAAATCCATTTCCCATAACGACTGGCATTTTACGACCGGTTGCATATCCAGCGGATAACATAAGTAAGGCTCTCTCTGTTGCTGTCTTTGCGTAACTTGCAACATCTAGAGACTCAAAGAATTCAAATCCTCTTTGTGCGCCAGGTGATTCTCCAGCAGAAAACATTTCTCCTCCATCTTGTGCTGTTACGGACATTGAGAAGCGAGAGAGAACACGGAAGTCTTTTACCATTAGCCCCTCGCTATTAAAAATAATAATATTTGATACAGCATCAAAAGCGCGTGCACTCACTTGTGCAATCTTAGGAGAGATAGCGCGAGCTGTTTCGTCTGCTAGTTTTAAGATAGATAATTTCTTTTCTTGTCCAACTTTTCTCGGGTCGAGGGTAACAGTGTGTATGCTTGGAAAGAATTTCTCTTGTAGATGAATTAGTTTGCCCGCTTGACTTGAGTCTCTAGTTTCTGATTTTGTTTTGGATAATGCTTCGATGAGTTGAAGCAAATGCTCTTCGTCATCGTTACTTGTATTTGCATAGAACACTTCTGTTCCGTAGATCATTCGAATTCCGATACCATAATCAGTTCCTGCACTTGCAGTCTCCACCTTACGGTTGTTATACGCTACAGACGCACCACGCGTTTCTTCTACAAATATTTCTACGAAGTCTGCTTTTTTATCAAGCCCAGCTTGAATGATTTTCTCTGCCTTTCTCTCGTCCATTGATTACTCCATAAGTGTTAGACCATTTTGAAACTAAACAGACTAGTCTTTCTGTCGAGTGAAAATTTTTTTAGAAATCCTGTCAGTAAAGGTAAGATATTCTTCGTGAGCGGCTAATCGAAACTAAACTGAACGAAATAAATAGTGCATGTGTCCTAGACATAGCGGTTGTAGAAAATCTTGCGATAATTGAACAGGTTAGTTTTGGTAACCTGTATAAAACCACCGAAGAATTACAGGTCATATAGAAAACTTGCAGTTCTTCTTGCAGTTCATCTATACTCTCAAAATTCCAAGACTAAGGATGGACTGCAACATGAACCGCAACTTGAACTGCAAGGAAGGGATAAGCGCTGTATAAAAAAACTCATAGATTGCTCTTTACCTGCCAATTAAATTCTCTTGCAATCTTAGCTATTTGAAAAAAAATTAATTTTAGGAGTAATTATATGAGACCATTTAAAGTTTTAGGAATTCAACAAGTTGCAATCGGAAATGAGAGCAAGGATAAACTCAGCAAGTTCTGGGGCGACATCATGGGACTAACAAAAGTCCATGCTTACAAAAGTGAAAAAGAAAACGTAGACGAAGATATTTATCGGATCGGAAATGGGGCTTTTGCAGTAGAAGTCGATTTAATGATGCCGATTGACGCAAACAAAAGTCCCAAAGTTCACGATCCAAAATTAAACCATATCGGATTGTGGATTGATGATTTACAAGCTTGCGTTAAATGGCTAACAGAGCAAGGAGTTCGTTTTACTCCAGGTGGAATTCGCAAAGGTGCCGGTGGATTTGATGTTTGTTTTATTCATCCAAAGGGTAATGAAGAGTTTCCTCTCTGCTCGGAGGGTGTGCTTGTTGAACTTGTGCAAGCACCTGAAGATGTAATTAAAGCATTTAGTAGCATTGCATAATTTTTCTTATCAAAAGAATTTTCGTTCGTAAGTAAACTAAAAAAGTCAAAAACTCGCTTTTGCTTGCACTTTGGTAAGCAAAAGCAATCCTTTTAGTAAATAATCAGTATTCTCCCTTCTATTATGTCTTATATCTGCTTAACTGCGTAAGTTTTGCAAAAAAATATCTCTAACTTTTATTTCTGATTTGTAAAAGTTCTACCATTTAAGAAAAAAGTTTAATCATCATACTCTAAGTTGTCCTATGGTTATAAGATAATGCAATGTATGGATGATAAAACTTTTTTGGAAGGGCTAATTCGTATGTATCAATCTAACGTAAAGATAAAAGAGACAGATAAAAATTTAGATGGCTCCTATTTCAGTAAATCAGAAATTCTTGAAATTATTTCCGCAATGAAAGAGAACTACAATCATCTTATCTGGTTCAAGCTTCTATATTCGTTTGGAATGAATTTGCAAGAGCTTGTAAATTTGAAAGTGAGAGATGTTGATTTCGAGAATGCTAGCCTCAGAATAAATTCAGGTAAGCGCTCTACTCCCCGGAATTCCGACATTCCCCAATCATTGGTCCAAGAATTAAGGCTGCATTGTAATCATAAGTCTCCTGATGCTTATGTATTTCATGGAAGAAATGGAAAGCTTCATACCCGAACCATTCAAAAGGCTTTGGAGAAAATCGAGCAGCGAATAAATAAACAAATTACCATTGCAAAGCTTAGAAAAAGCATTGCAGTTCATTTATGTCAAAATGGATGGGATTACAGTGAGATTGGTTCATTCTTAGGACATTCAAGTTATCGCGCGACGCGTAATCTGCTGGGTCAGCCGAGAGGTCATTACAGATCCACTGCTCAAACGATAGATGATATTTTTCAATAAGTTATTTTAGTTTACAAGACTTGAACAATTGTTAAAAAACATCTTGACAATTAATTTATTGGAAAAACACTATTTGACTAAGAATGATTTTCTAGTAGAAGCTCAGTTGCTTTGGTATTGAGTTCTATTTTTGAAATTAATTGCTCAGGAGATTCCTTTGGATATCAAAACTCAAACAATAGGTAAGCACGTATTAGTTAAACTCGCAGGTAGGCTAGACATCACTCAGTCAGATGAAGTAGAGTCACACCTTGCGAAAGACGTACTCTCTGGAGGTGGCGATATTATAATTCATTTGGGATCCATTTCCTATATTTCCTCTTCGGGAATTCGTATTTTTGTTGGAATGGTAAGGGAACTAAATCGACAAGGTAGAAAGTTAAAACTCTGCAATATTACTCCCCCTGTTAAAAAAGTATTCGATGTAGTAGAGCTTCTAGACCTTTTTGATGTATATACAACAGAAGAGGAAGCAATCGCCTCTCTTCCATAATTTCAGAACAGTGCTTATCTAGTTTCGAAAAAAGAATCAGTATATTTGGATTCAATGAAATATAAGCACGTAGTTTTTTTCTCCCTTTTTCTTTTTTCTTTTTTTTCTATTCTATTTCATACAAACATTCCAGTGATTTGGCCGGATGAAGTTTTATTCTTTAGTCCTGCCTTTGAACTTGGGATAAATGGGATTATGCGCACTAATGTATTGAATGGATTAATTCCGGGAATGGATACGCATACTCTTTGGATGCCTCCCGCATACATTATTTTATTATCAGGTGTGTTTCATTTTTTTCCAACAGAATTACTTACTGCAAGACTCTTTAGTTCTTTCATTAGTCTTGGTTCCATACTTCTTGTTTATAGAATCTGTTTGCAATATCAGTTCTCTTTTAAGCGAACTAGTTTGGTATTATTGTTGTTAGCCTCTGATTTTCTTTTTTTGAAATTTTCCCATACGGCTCGCATGGAAAGTCTTTGCTTATTCTTTGCACTATTGGCTTTTTACTTTATACTGCGTAGTGCAGGCGTCTCCCTTCGTAAGGACTTGATTAATCAAGTCCTTACGAAGGGAGACGCCTCTACGAAACCAACGAGATTTGACATCTTTCTTTCCGGTATCTGTCTTTCTTTTTCTTTCTTGTCTCATCCATTTGGGATTGTGCATTCTATTCCAGTATTGTTTTTATTATACCAGAGAAATGCTTTAACGATTCAGAATTTAGCTCTGTATGCAATCGCAGGCTTATTGCCAATAGCCGCTTGGGGAGTTTACGTTGTTCCTAACTGGGAATTATTCATTGTTCAGTTTGGTGCCCAGTTGTCACGAAAGAATGAACTATTGGGAAAGTTTACCTGGCTTGATAAAGTGAAAATTATTTTTTCTGTCTATAAATTTCCAATGGTTAAACTGGGATTATTTGCTACAACGATTGCTTTGTTGCTCTATGGATTCATCTCACAGAAAAAGAAAGGGGATAATGCTAATAATTCTCTTTTGCTCTGGATAAAGAATTCGCCGGAAATTTTTTTCTTTGTATGGCTTTTTACTTTATTAGGGTTTTTATTTGTCTCTAGCGAGTCCTGGTATGTTTTTCATATTGTAGTTCCGTTTACTTTGTTGTTATCCGCAATGGTTGATAATAAAGAAAAGCCCATTCGTATTTTTCTTTTTATTAGCATTGTTTATAATATTTTTGTTATACTATGGGTTCCATTCAGTGTTTACTTTGTTTATAAATCTCCAGAGAAAACAAAAGAATTTTTTCTTTTAATAGAGAAAGAAATTGAGCGCAAAAACAATATTTACCTCCAAGCAATTCCTGATCCCTATTTTTATTTAAAGAAGAAATTTCCAGAAAAGACATTGCATGAGTTTATTCCCGGTGAGTTATCTGCTATCCAGGATAAGAATCCGGATGGGTCAGAAAAAAAGAGTCTTCTAAATAGATTAGGAATTGCAAAAGAGAATTATAAAATTGATGCAAATTTTTATAAAGAAACAATTCATAGGCAAGAAGTTTTTATCTTTTACAATGAGAGCCTCATGAATGACTATATTCATGCATATTTAATGAAAAATGCTGATAAATTTGAGCGTAAACTTCTCCACGTAGAAACTCCTAAGGGAAGCGATTTAAAGCTTGAGGCAGTGATTTTTGTTCAAAAGTAAAAAGCTTACCTTTTTTTGCCTATTTATTAAAATTTGTAGTCAAAAACAACTATTTCAGAGATTTGTTATTTTAAGAGTACACTTGGAGTAAGGAATGATTTTCGATAATTTATATGCTCTCTTTTCAAATGACATGGGTATCGACCTAGGTACTGCGAATACGCTTGTACATGTCAAAGGTCAGGGCATTGTTCTATCAGAGCCCAGCGTTGTTGCAGTTCAGGCGTCCACAGGTAAGGTTTTAGCTGTAGGCCAAGAGGCGAAGCGTATGCTTGGTAGGACTCCAGGTGATATCGTCGCAATTCGACCAATGAAAGACGGTGTAATCGCCGATTTCGAGACAGTCGAAAAAATGATTCGTTATTTTATTGCTAAAGTTCATAATCGCACGACCTTCGTTAAACCTAGAATCGTAATTGGTGTCCCTTCTGGGATTACTGAGGTAGAAAGACGTGCTGTTCGTGAGTCTGCTGAGCAGGCTGGAGCACGCGAGATATTCTTAATTGAAGAAGCTCTTGCGGCCGCTATTGGCGCTAATGTCCCTATACACGAGCCTGCTGGAAATATGATTGTAGATATAGGTGGGGGAACTACCGAAATCGCTGTAATTTCTCTTGGTGGTATGGTAATCGCAGAATCCATCCGAACAGGTGGAGACGAATTCGATGAAGCCATCATCAAACATCTACGTAACCAATACAACTTAGTAATCGGGGATAGAACCGCTGAAGACATTAAGCTTACCATCGGAAACGCTTACATGGATAAGCGAACTGATACAATGGAAGTAAAAGGTAGAGATGCAATTTCCGGTTTACCTAGAACTCTCGAACTTGACAGTAACGAAATCAGAAAGGCTCTCAAAGAACCAACCGATCAAATTTTAGATGGTGTAAAGCGTGTTCTTGAAAAAACACCACCTGAACTTTCTGCTGATATAGTAGAGCGTGGAATTATTTTAACAGGCGGCGGATGCCTGCTTCGTGGTTTGGAGTATTTTATTTCTAGAGAAACTGGTGTTCCTGTGTTCCGTGCAGAGAATCCATTGACCTGCGTCGTATTAGGAACAGGTAAATATCTAGACGAATTAAAATACATCAAGCGTGGAGTTAAGTAAGATTGCTCCAATATGCTATGGGATAGACTTAGTCAACTTCGAGAATTCATTTCTGTCCTATTTTGCATCCTTTTCTCTATTTCTTCCTTGATCTGGAATGGCAACCTTGTTGTAAAAGGGGTTGCTAGCACTCAGACAGTCAGCAATGCAGTATCCTCTTCCATTGACTCCTTTGGAAGTTTCTTCAAAAGTGCTTATAACAAATTAGAATCGTATGAATCAGTTCGTAAAGAGCGAGATTCTTATGCAAAGTTAATTGAGGAATACAAGGTGTTGCCGCAAGACATTAATGCCTTACGTGCCGAAAATGATTTACTCAGAAAGGAGCTTGGCTTTGCGCCTAAGATCGAGTATCCTTATATTAAAGCCGAAGTCCTCTCCATACGGCTAAACTCTATTTACCGCATTATTATTATCAATAAAGGAAAAGATGCTGGAATTCGTCCTTATATGCCTGTGATAGGACGTGCTATTGATGAGTCAAATGGTCAAGTGATCCAAGCCTTAGTCGGTAAAGTAATTGCTGTAAACAATGGCACGAGCGTGGTGCAACCGATTATTAATTCTAATTTTACAATGGGTGTTCAAATTCCGAAGACAAATTTCTGGGCAACTCTTTCAGGCAATTCAGGGAGAGGAATGGAAGCCGTTCTTAATTACATTGACAATGGATTTATAATTGATCCAAAGCTCATTACAGGAAAACAAATTGGACCTAGCCTACCTACTAGTGAAGCAAGTTTTATTGATTCATTTGGTAACTTAGGCAAACCAGTATTTTCCTCTTCCAGTGGTGGAGTATTTCCGGCTGCTATTCCTGTTGGAATTATTGCAGAAGAAGGACCACGCTCCGGTTCATTCAAAACTGCTTATATAAAGCCATATATCCGATTTGAAGAGTTGCAATTTGTGTCTGTAATCAAGAAGACTCCTGATAAATGGGTAGAAGATTGGCCTGAAGAAAAAAGTATTTCTATTGAAAATCCTTACTTCGGTGAGTTAAATTTCCCGGGTGAAATTTTAGAAAGCAAAGAAGCAGGGAGCAAAGACAAAAAGCCATTACCCGCTCCAGCACCTCAGCCTATACCAGTTCCAAAGAAAATAGAAATTAAGCCGGTTAATCCAACGACTCCTGTAATTCCAAAAGAAAAAAAGAAACTATCTACAGATACCGATGATAGTGATGAAATGCTTCGTAAGTTAGAGGATACAAATCAATGATCTTAGAACGAATCGTAATAGGAATAGGAATATTGCTTGCGCATGTATTGAACGGGACAAATCTTTTTGATATTGGCACTGCAATTAAACCTGATTTTATGATTCTTCTCGTAATCTTTTTTGCTCTTCGTAAGGGAGGAATGAGTGGATTATGGATTGGATTTATCGGAGGACTTTTGACGGATGCAGCACTGGGTGGAGAAGAAGGAATTGGTGGTAAGGTATTTTATAAAATAGGGATTCATTCTTTAAGCTTTTCCATTATTGGATATTTGTTAGGAAAATTCGGAAGAATATCTTACAATGAAAACTTTGTATCCATTTCTATATTTGCATTTTTCTTAACTCTTGCAGCTCGTGGATTAACATATATGCTTTTTAGTTTTTTCTTTCATCCAAATCTCAACTATTCATTCGTAGCAACCTCCATTTATAACGCAGCCATTGCACCACTAACGTTTTTTACATTGTCATGGGTATATAATTTAGATCCTACGTCTTCAGAGGGAATTAGATAGTGTCAAGAAATTCAACCTCGTCGATTGAGTTTAAACTTGAGCAGGGATTTAGATATCGTCTGTATTTTTTTACGGGGCTAATTTTATTTACCCTCATTGCATTCATATTACAACTATTCAATTTACAAATCATCAATGGAAGTGAAAACTCTTTAAAGGCAGAAAGGTTTGTAAGACGAAGTGAATCCTTGCCAGCAGCACGCGGTCAAGTGTATGATAGAAATTTTATCAATCCAGAAATGTCTACACAGCATATGCTGATTTCCAATTCTGCTTCCTTAGATGTTATAGTCAATTCAGGTTTACTAAAAAATAATCCACAGCGGATAAAAGAGTTTATGCTCGTATTCTATAAGACTCTTTCCATTCCTGAGGCTTATTATGCAGATGAAATTAAAGAGCCAAAGTTTACTAAGAAAGTAAAATCGAAAATTCCAATTGTTTTATTACAAGGTATTTCCTCTGAGCAACACGAAAGAATTTC
Encoded here:
- the mreD gene encoding rod shape-determining protein MreD; translation: MILERIVIGIGILLAHVLNGTNLFDIGTAIKPDFMILLVIFFALRKGGMSGLWIGFIGGLLTDAALGGEEGIGGKVFYKIGIHSLSFSIIGYLLGKFGRISYNENFVSISIFAFFLTLAARGLTYMLFSFFFHPNLNYSFVATSIYNAAIAPLTFFTLSWVYNLDPTSSEGIR
- a CDS encoding rod shape-determining protein MreC, whose translation is MLWDRLSQLREFISVLFCILFSISSLIWNGNLVVKGVASTQTVSNAVSSSIDSFGSFFKSAYNKLESYESVRKERDSYAKLIEEYKVLPQDINALRAENDLLRKELGFAPKIEYPYIKAEVLSIRLNSIYRIIIINKGKDAGIRPYMPVIGRAIDESNGQVIQALVGKVIAVNNGTSVVQPIINSNFTMGVQIPKTNFWATLSGNSGRGMEAVLNYIDNGFIIDPKLITGKQIGPSLPTSEASFIDSFGNLGKPVFSSSSGGVFPAAIPVGIIAEEGPRSGSFKTAYIKPYIRFEELQFVSVIKKTPDKWVEDWPEEKSISIENPYFGELNFPGEILESKEAGSKDKKPLPAPAPQPIPVPKKIEIKPVNPTTPVIPKEKKKLSTDTDDSDEMLRKLEDTNQ